One stretch of Leadbetterella byssophila DSM 17132 DNA includes these proteins:
- a CDS encoding DUF349 domain-containing protein, which yields MKGVTLENEYAYVLDGKVFLKGYLDMPDRQIGEVKNTPEEAFLYFEKRYEIAVAKVNQLEEEIATAQNKGSYLTKLLQLRKRLLNFDGIGNFLPLLDKLDVLEKELVSLISQNQMSNLEIKRQLIDEAKQYEFSQDWKDAADALQEIRTKWIRTGPVEKNLNAAIEEEFKTILDNFYQARKAHFEEQNRVIEERIKKYTDLIFKAEELLGRTDWDEAFLDLKNYQTEWKIIGEIPPKILKALFKNFKRPTSQFYERYCRAKGIQPKRKVDPRVEAQMNMVKEVEKLSESDDMVAATTRAKFLLNEWKTIRIPPHLADRNIAERFRAACDKIFELSYLHKVIARKYPTFNFLSEKQKDLTKYREMESIVRRARTDLDELVRSYETQRVDEEMEKMMQSNLKTQKRKLLMKEVILEELRQKAASL from the coding sequence ATGAAAGGCGTCACGTTAGAAAATGAATACGCTTACGTCCTTGACGGTAAGGTATTTTTGAAAGGGTACTTAGATATGCCCGACAGGCAAATCGGAGAAGTAAAGAACACACCTGAAGAAGCTTTTTTGTACTTTGAAAAAAGGTATGAGATTGCTGTAGCAAAAGTTAACCAACTAGAAGAAGAGATAGCCACAGCTCAAAACAAAGGCTCTTATCTCACTAAACTTCTTCAACTACGCAAACGTTTACTGAACTTCGACGGTATTGGTAATTTCTTACCTCTACTGGACAAGCTGGATGTTCTTGAAAAAGAACTTGTAAGTTTGATTTCACAAAATCAAATGTCTAACCTTGAGATCAAGAGACAACTGATTGATGAAGCCAAACAATACGAATTCAGCCAGGATTGGAAAGATGCTGCAGATGCCCTGCAGGAAATCAGAACAAAATGGATACGTACAGGTCCGGTTGAAAAGAACTTGAACGCCGCTATAGAAGAGGAATTCAAGACCATCTTAGACAACTTCTATCAAGCCAGAAAAGCACATTTTGAAGAGCAAAATCGTGTCATAGAAGAGAGAATCAAGAAATACACGGATCTTATTTTCAAAGCAGAAGAATTACTTGGACGCACCGACTGGGATGAGGCCTTCCTGGATTTGAAAAACTATCAAACCGAATGGAAGATCATTGGAGAAATCCCTCCAAAGATCCTAAAAGCCCTGTTCAAAAACTTCAAAAGACCTACTTCTCAATTCTACGAAAGATATTGTAGAGCCAAAGGTATCCAGCCTAAGAGAAAGGTGGATCCAAGAGTGGAAGCTCAAATGAATATGGTGAAAGAAGTAGAAAAGCTATCTGAATCTGATGATATGGTAGCAGCTACTACTCGTGCGAAATTCCTATTGAACGAATGGAAAACCATACGCATCCCACCTCATTTGGCAGACAGAAACATCGCTGAACGTTTCCGCGCTGCTTGTGACAAGATCTTTGAATTGAGTTATCTTCATAAAGTGATCGCTAGGAAATATCCTACCTTCAACTTCCTGAGTGAAAAACAAAAAGATCTAACCAAATACAGAGAAATGGAAAGTATAGTGCGTAGAGCCCGTACTGACCTGGATGAACTGGTGAGATCTTACGAAACTCAGAGAGTGGACGAAGAGATGGAGAAGATGATGCAAAGCAATCTCAAAACACAGAAACGAAAGCTGCTGATGAAAGAAGTAATTCTAGAAGAATTACGCCAGAAAGCAGCAAGTCTATAA
- a CDS encoding WbqC family protein, translated as MQPYFLPYIGYFQLIAAVDEFIVYDNIQFSKKGWFHRNRMLQNGSDEYFSLSLKKDSDYLDVRDRSLSDTWPQDREKILRKMKENYRKAPFFAEVFPIMEEIFRYPENNLFRYIFHSIQEVCKYLQIKTPLVISSTLDIDHSLKAQEKVIALVKATGGTYYLNPIGGLELYETTAFNSEGIELHFHKAKPIEYEQGGKPFVPWLSILDLMMYNPQEQIISWLNNFELIKKDE; from the coding sequence ATGCAACCCTACTTTCTACCGTACATTGGCTACTTCCAACTCATTGCAGCCGTTGACGAGTTTATTGTGTATGACAATATACAATTTAGCAAGAAAGGTTGGTTTCATAGAAATCGCATGCTTCAAAACGGCTCAGACGAGTACTTTAGCCTTAGCTTAAAAAAAGACTCGGATTACCTTGACGTTAGAGACCGAAGCCTAAGCGATACCTGGCCTCAAGATCGAGAGAAAATCCTGAGAAAGATGAAGGAAAACTATAGAAAGGCCCCTTTCTTTGCAGAGGTATTCCCCATCATGGAGGAGATATTCAGATATCCGGAAAACAACCTGTTCCGTTATATCTTCCACTCCATTCAGGAAGTCTGTAAATATCTTCAGATCAAAACCCCTTTGGTCATTTCTTCTACTTTAGATATAGACCATAGCTTAAAAGCACAAGAAAAGGTAATCGCTTTAGTAAAGGCAACGGGAGGAACTTATTATCTGAACCCCATTGGAGGCTTAGAATTGTACGAAACCACCGCTTTTAACTCGGAAGGAATAGAACTCCATTTCCATAAAGCGAAACCCATAGAATATGAACAAGGGGGAAAACCATTCGTTCCCTGGCTTTCCATATTAGATCTGATGATGTACAATCCCCAGGAACAGATTATATCCTGGCTAAACAACTTTGAGCTGATTAAAAAAGATGAATAA
- a CDS encoding ATP-grasp domain-containing protein, whose amino-acid sequence MNKKTNILVFPCGAESALEIHLALKDVMNIRLVGASGRVDHGRMIYKNYYGNFPNIKDENFLSALNQLIEKEEIDLILPTHDSVLVHLAKNQDQIKTKVAVPGLWQAEVCRSKKKLYKLFSSYSFNPKVYEKIQDVTTFPIYAKLDEGQGSKGAFIVDDQKTLESIEDPENYVLMELLPGEEFTIDCFTNRHGEVLFMGPRKRQRVFDGIAVQATSVPLTPEIKEIGEIVSKELKIRGSWYFQLKRDVNGELKFLEASVKIAGSGNLYRGLGVNFPLLMIYDYLGFDVKVIPNDYKIEVDRALFSRYTVDLEYDTLYVDFDDTITKDGKVNPNVIMFLYHQKNKGRTLKLITKHRYDLDQTLEDLSISKNLFDQVIHIDMEDEKYKYITEREKVIFIDNAFEERRKVKEELGIPVFDVDALGTLIDWKE is encoded by the coding sequence ATGAATAAAAAGACAAATATACTCGTATTTCCCTGCGGCGCCGAAAGTGCCCTGGAGATACATTTGGCCTTAAAGGACGTAATGAATATCCGACTCGTGGGGGCATCCGGAAGAGTAGACCACGGAAGGATGATCTATAAAAACTATTACGGCAACTTTCCCAATATCAAAGATGAAAACTTCCTTTCGGCTTTAAATCAGCTGATTGAGAAAGAAGAAATAGATCTGATCCTGCCCACTCATGATTCCGTTTTAGTACATTTAGCTAAAAACCAAGATCAAATCAAAACGAAGGTGGCCGTTCCCGGACTCTGGCAAGCAGAAGTGTGCCGCAGTAAAAAGAAACTATACAAATTATTCTCTTCTTATTCCTTCAATCCTAAGGTATATGAAAAGATTCAAGACGTAACCACCTTCCCTATTTATGCCAAACTGGATGAAGGACAAGGGAGCAAAGGCGCATTTATTGTAGATGATCAGAAAACACTTGAATCCATAGAAGATCCTGAGAACTATGTATTAATGGAGCTTCTTCCAGGTGAAGAGTTTACCATAGATTGCTTTACCAATAGACACGGTGAAGTTCTATTTATGGGTCCAAGAAAAAGACAAAGAGTATTTGACGGAATAGCCGTTCAAGCTACGTCAGTTCCACTCACTCCTGAGATCAAAGAAATCGGAGAAATCGTATCCAAAGAATTGAAAATAAGAGGATCCTGGTATTTCCAATTAAAAAGAGATGTCAATGGTGAGCTTAAATTCCTTGAAGCTTCAGTGAAGATTGCCGGAAGTGGTAATCTCTACAGAGGACTTGGAGTGAACTTTCCCCTCCTAATGATTTACGATTACCTGGGTTTTGATGTGAAAGTCATTCCAAACGATTACAAGATCGAAGTAGACAGAGCCCTATTTTCAAGATATACCGTAGATCTAGAATACGACACCTTATATGTGGACTTCGATGATACGATAACAAAAGATGGCAAGGTCAATCCTAACGTCATCATGTTCCTTTATCATCAGAAGAACAAAGGCAGAACACTCAAACTGATCACAAAGCATAGATATGATCTTGACCAGACCTTAGAAGATCTGTCCATCTCAAAGAACCTTTTCGACCAAGTCATTCATATAGATATGGAAGATGAGAAATACAAATACATCACAGAGAGGGAAAAAGTGATCTTTATAGACAATGCTTTTGAAGAAAGAAGAAAAGTCAAAGAAGAACTTGGAATACCGGTCTTTGACGTGGATGCTTTAGGCACACTAATAGATTGGAAAGAATAA